One Leucoraja erinacea ecotype New England chromosome 18, Leri_hhj_1, whole genome shotgun sequence genomic window, AAGCTGGCTGAAAAGAAACAGTTTGAGCCAGTAGAGCTTAAACCCGTTAAAAAAGTGGAGGAGAAGCTACATACtgcggaggaactgaaagaacttGAGTTTCTAGAGCGCAAACGGCAAAAGCAGAACGACAAAATGAAATCTGAAAAGGTGGTCACATTTTCACAACCAGTCAGCTCGTCAAAAAAAGAACCGTCAATTAAAGGCAGTAAAAGCACAAACTTGGCGCAAGGAGAGAAAAGTACTGTATCCAGAAACAATAACTCGGTGTCTGCCAACAATATTAGCAAAAATCCCAAAACTTCATCTGGTGAAAGATTACCTTCTTCAGCATCTCACAAGGCACCCACACAAGAGAAGTCCAGATTAGGCAGTGGCTGTCCCACCTCCAAAACGTCTGGGAAAACTGCAGTAAATGTCTCTGCCAAATCTGGAAATAGCTCCCAAGTACCAAGCAAAGGATTAAAACCTGGATCGAATGGAAGCCACTCTGCATTGTCTTCAAAACACACCCAGAAAAAAATCAGTAAACCGACATCAACTGGAAAAGCTGACAATGCTTCCACAAGACACGAAAGGACAGAGTCTTCAAATCCGTTGCACTCCAGAAGTGCAAGTAGTTCAGCTCCTGAACGACACAAAGCTTCCTCTGGCTTTAACCAAAAGCAAGCAAGCAGTGCAAGCCACTTGGCCCAAATGCAATCGAGCAGCTCGGGCCACTCTAGGGCCAACAGTGCAAGTAATTGCAAGCCTTCTCGTGCAGGAGCCTCGGACTCCACACGGCTGAAAGAAAAGAGCAGCTTGGGCACCCCAAAGCGTAACCCTGGGTCTCTGCAATCAAAGAGCACTAATGCCTCAGGATCGATACAACCGAGAAACACTGGATCGATGAGACCTGAAAATACTTTGCCTGTGCCCATGAGACATGGGAGCGCTCCAAATTCTGGGGTGGCACGACCTGGAGAATTGAAGCCCAAATGTACTGTGGTATCAGAGACTATATCATCAAAGAACTTTCTTTCAAGGCCCAGCAATGGACCGGTCATCAATAGGAGaccgccaccaccaccagggTACAGGCCAATGATGCACCCACCAGGTATGAGATAAAAAACATGCAATTGTAAATTTTAAAGATATGTTTTACGTATTTTATGGCCTAGAAGGTCGAAGGTGGAAAACAAGAACCTTAGCAACCCCAATGTGAATCATCCTCCCATCAGGTTGCGCCACACCAGGATACAGGCGCCACCAGGGGTTCTTTTCTCTCTAAGAGCTTGTACAAATTCTTTCTGAGAGGGAATAGATCCTGTAGACGACCGAATCTTTTGCTTTTTCCAgagctttcttcttcttcttccttgtTTGTCTTGttcttctcctttcttttctcctTTCTGTCCCCTTTTTTATTTCTTCTTTCCTCTTTCTTCTTCTTGCTTCTTCTTgttctttattttctttttctttttttctgcttttctttcttattttctttttttatccTTCTTTTCCTTGGCTTTTCTTCTTCCGCTCTTCttccctttcttcttcttcttttcgttcGTTTCTTTCTTCTTtcg contains:
- the spty2d1 gene encoding protein SPT2 homolog encodes the protein MDFGSVISKASENKVDGQIRKRYSLSVKPPKKSEQSKIVPSSAVQAFLKRKEQELKKKDLVEQQRKEVLLAKRVELKHDRKARAMATRTKDNFRGYNGIPMEQKGKRRADDDEGKEQRMDDSSEEYYDREQVEDEMSETADSDGSGEFVEQLDEISDNQHYRKPEVAFKQLKRPHREPEKPMKEPKRAYKEPDIVTKVPEQAHKKASKSQVPKKPPMNFTDLLKLAEKKQFEPVELKPVKKVEEKLHTAEELKELEFLERKRQKQNDKMKSEKVVTFSQPVSSSKKEPSIKGSKSTNLAQGEKSTVSRNNNSVSANNISKNPKTSSGERLPSSASHKAPTQEKSRLGSGCPTSKTSGKTAVNVSAKSGNSSQVPSKGLKPGSNGSHSALSSKHTQKKISKPTSTGKADNASTRHERTESSNPLHSRSASSSAPERHKASSGFNQKQASSASHLAQMQSSSSGHSRANSASNCKPSRAGASDSTRLKEKSSLGTPKRNPGSLQSKSTNASGSIQPRNTGSMRPENTLPVPMRHGSAPNSGVARPGELKPKCTVVSETISSKNFLSRPSNGPVINRRPPPPPGYRPMMHPPGRPPRPPGPISYKRRLDDDDDEEYDSEMDDFIDDAGASQDEISKHIKEIFGYDRSKYRDESDYALRSIESSWKEQQKEEAKSLRLGIMEDAEELRKEEELRKRMKSKKNAS